One Gadus morhua chromosome 23, gadMor3.0, whole genome shotgun sequence DNA segment encodes these proteins:
- the med1l gene encoding mediator of RNA polymerase II transcription subunit 1-like: MNTRNIIPDLHVKFGEKTWNETFLLVRRCMEKVRDKTKPCEPLVRCLEKFRALNVFSLNAMMSHLEKIAQQRGMGFHFSEATCYLTADLFYLEVALSLQGGVQDVKVAPHGQPPMSNESLLVLLRSKNFVAFSKKLEGFAALYNVPGNESEDKIKLFTSLQYLGKDLLKISRLPRHIKDYNTRVDTILNGKTGYLTEGKEDCPLTIQFYVSPSDVLKASSSNVWDMEEVGQVGQVMVGLSDMVHVLQMASLLPVPPQLDTQGNPVFMPLSEIPSESFPACFVLRLHPPLPMFSSFLTKIGKMTEMAVPDVDLQWAPFHTILMKGLSDSSSGDEALDQADREFKVSLPGDLQHRYVLPAAAWALPTLRGTVVGSLPFSRPGHVPDLLEVLRHQCAINTLLASCLAPQTAGPRNSGVDLVFEILMQSETSLAVTFQRPDVDSLAILVVEIPLSGELSCSLFTAGTREVSLEEYTCRVINRCMSIPVTMRALRAKLEKISSSSSSSSSSSSVPPPPDPLHTQTGGDGVTPCPTPSSSETLLASLPPYYNSHNALGPVDEHPVYGSDYFTGATSTPEQVAEVPMTTSPCDASDVPMGEYSNWMSTDCPIAEIM; this comes from the exons ATGAATACCCGAAACATAATCCCTGACCTGCACGTCAAATTTGGAGAGAAGACCTGGAACGAGACCTTCCTGCTTGTTCGCAGATGCATG GAAAAAGTGAGGGATAAGACTAAACCTTGTGAGCCGTTGGTTCGATGTCTTGAGAAATTCAGAGCTCTCAATG tgttctCACTCAATGCCATGATGTCCCATCTTGAGAAGATAGCCCAGCAACGAGG GATGGGCTTCCACTTCTCTGAGGCCACATGCTACCTGACAGCAGACCTCTTCTACCTGGAGGTGGCGCTGTCCCTCCAGGGGGGGGTTCAAGACGTCAAGGTGGCCCCCCACGGACAGCCCCCCATG TCCAATGAATCCCTGCTGGTGCTCTTGAG GTCAAAGAATTTTGTGGCGTTTTCCAAGAAGTTGGAGGGCTTTGCTGCTCTCTACAACGTACCTGGGAATGAAAG TGAAGACAAAATAAAGTTGTTCACGTCGCTACAGTACCTGGGAAAGGATCTGCTGAAGATTTCTCGGTTACCAAG ACATATCAAGGATTATAACACCAGAGTGGACACGATACTTAACGGCAAGACTGGGTATCTAACTGAAGGAAAGGAAG ATTGCCCTCTGACCATCCAGTTCTACGTCAGTCCCTCCGATGTGCTCAAAGCTTCAAGTTCAA ATGTTTGGGACATGGAGGAGGTAGGCCAGGTGGGCCAGGTGATGGTAGGTCTCAGTGATATGGTCCATGTTCTGCAGATGGCTTCCCTGCTTCCAGTTCCCCCACAGCTTGATACACAGGG CAATCCAGTGTTTATGCCATTGAGTGAAATACCCAGCGAGAGTTTCCCAGCATGCTTTGTGCTTAGGTTACACCCACCCCTGCCCATGTTCTCCTCCTTTCTGACCAAGATCGGCAAAATGACAG AAATGGCAGTACCAGATGTTGACCTACAGTGGGCGCCATTTCATACAATTCTGATGAAAGGTTTGAGCGACTCCAGTAGTGGTGACGAGGCATTGGACCAGGCGGACCGAGAATTTAAAGTG TCCCTTCCCGGTGACCTCCAGCACCGCTACGTGCTCCCAGCCGCTGCGTGGGCGCTGCCCACCCTGAGGGGCACCGTGGTGGGCAGCCTCCCCTTCTCTCGACCCGGCCACGTCCCCGACCTGCTGGAGGTCCTTCGCCACCAGTGTGCCATCAACACCCTGTTGGCCAGCTGCCTCGCCCCCCAGACGGCTGGTCCAC GCAACTCAGGAGTGGACCTGGTGTTTGAGATCCTCATGCAGTCGGAGACCAGCCTGGCCGTGACCTTCCAGAGACCAGACGTTGACTCTCTCGCTATCC tggtggtggagatCCCGCTCTCTGGTGAACTGAGCTGTAGTCTGTTCACCGCCGGGACCAGAGAGGTCTCCCTGGAAGAGTACACCTGCAGGGTCATCAACAG GTGCATGTCCATCCCAGTGACCATGAGGGCGCTCCGTGCTAAGCTGGAGAagatctcctcttcctcttcctcctcctcctcctcctcatcggtCCCTCCTCCCCCGGACCCCCTCCACACCCAGACAGGAGGTGACGGTGTCACTCCGTGTCCTACCCCATCCTCCTCCGAGACCCTCCTCGCGTCCTTGCCGCCGTACTACaattcccacaatgcattggGACCAGTGGACGAGCATCCGGTGTACGGGTCAGACTATTTCACGGGTGCGACCTCCACACCGGAGCAGGTGGCTGAGGTTCCCATGACAACGTCACCCTGTGACGCGAGCGATGTACCCATGGGCGAGTACTCCAATTGGATGAGCACTGACTGCCCAATAGCAGAAATCATGTAA
- the si:dkey-192l18.9 gene encoding F-box/LRR-repeat protein 7 isoform X2: MGANNGKQYGSEGLDSSTRTLSTPSPGLILPSKSSSLSSPALSSNGHDTHSSSSSSARAETSAVVHATPGAGPHARSARQPKGHHSSSSSSSSSGPSPIDLLPDHALLQVFAHLPTNQLCRCARVSRRWYNLAWDPRLWSSIRLSGELLHADRAIRILTHRLCQDTPSVCLTLETVVVSGCKRLTDRGLYVLARCCPELRRLEVAGCYNVSNEAVFEVVSRCPNLEHLNLAGCSKVTCISLTEEASLQLAPVHGQQISISFLDMSDCLSLEDEGLRIIASHCPRLTHLYLRRCPRLTDESLRHLALHCPSVRELSLSDCRLLGDFGLREVARLEGRLRYLSVAHCPRITDVGVRYVARYCPRLRYLNARGCEGLTDHGLGHLARSCPKLKSLDVGKCPLVSDGGLEQLALYCQGLRRLSLRACESVSGRGLRALAANCCELQLLNVQDCEVSPEALRFVRRHCRRCVIEHTNPAFY; this comes from the exons aTGGGTGCCAACAATGGAAAACAGTATGGAAGCGAAG gcctgGACTCCAGCACGCGGACCCTCAGCACCCCGAGCCCCGGCCTCATCCTCCCCTCCAagtcctcctccctgtcctccccggCGCTCAGCAGCAACGGCCACGacacccactcctcctcctcctcctccgcccgcgCCGAGACCTCCGCCGTCGTCCACGCCACGCCCGGCGCCGGCCCCCACGCCCGCTCGGCCCGCCAGCCCAAGGGccaccactcctcctcctcctcctcctcctcctccggcccctCCCCCATCGACCTCCTCCCCGACCACGCCCTGCTGCAGGTCTTTGCCCACCTGCCGACCAACCAGCTGTGCCGCTGCGCCCGCGTCAGCCGGCGCTGGTACAACCTGGCGTGGGACCCGCGCCTCTGGAGCTCGATCCGGCTGAGCGGGGAGCTGCTGCACGCCGACCGCGCCATCCGCATCCTGACCCATCGGCTGTGCCAGGACACCCCCAGCGTGTGCCTGACCCTGGAGACGGTGGTGGTGAGCGGCTGCAAGCGGCTGACGGACCGCGGCCTCTACGTGCTGGCGCGCTGCTGCCCCGAGCTGCGGCGGCTGGAGGTGGCCGGCTGCTACAACGTGTCCAACGAGGCCGTGTTCGAGGTGGTGTCGCGCTGCCCCAACCTGGAGCACCTCAACCTGGCAg GCTGCTCCAAGGTGACCTGCATCAGCCTGACCGAGGAGGCGTCCCTGCAGCTGGCTCCGGTGCACGGCCAGCAGATCTCCATCAGCTTCCTGGACATGAGCgactgcctctctctggaggACGAGGGGCTGCGCATCATCGCCAGCCACTGCCCCCGCCTCACCCACCTCTACCTGCGCCGGTGCCCGCGCCTCACGGACGAGTCGCTCCGCCACCTGGCGCTCCACTGCCCTTCGGTGCGCGAGCTCAGCCTCAGCGACTGCCGCCTGCTGGGGGACTTCGGGCTGCGCGAGGTGGCCCGGCTGGAGGGCCGGCTGCGCTACCTCAGCGTGGCCCACTGCCCGCGCATCACCGACGTGGGCGTGCGCTACGTGGCACGCTACTGCCCGCGGCTACGCTACCTGAATGCCCGCGGCTGCGAGGGTCTGACCGACCACGGCCTGGGGCACCTGGCACGGAGCTGCCCCAAGCTCAAGTCCCTGGACGTGGGGAAGTGTCCGCTGGTGTCGGACGGCGGGCTGGAGCAGCTGGCGCTGTACTGCCAGGGTCTGCGGCGGCTGAGCCTGCGGGCGTGCGAGAGCGTGAGCGGCCGGGGGCTGCGTGCGCTGGCGGCTAACTGCTGCGAGCTGCAGCTGCTCAACGTGCAGGACTGCGAGGTGTCGCCGGAGGCGCTGCGCTTCGTGCGGCGCCACTGCCGACGCTGCGTCATCGAACACACCAACCCGGCGTTCTACTGA
- the si:dkey-192l18.9 gene encoding F-box/LRR-repeat protein 7 isoform X1, translating into MGANNGKQYGSEGKQSSSTLSDISSGTDHTPTRAPKNATTSEGLDSSTRTLSTPSPGLILPSKSSSLSSPALSSNGHDTHSSSSSSARAETSAVVHATPGAGPHARSARQPKGHHSSSSSSSSSGPSPIDLLPDHALLQVFAHLPTNQLCRCARVSRRWYNLAWDPRLWSSIRLSGELLHADRAIRILTHRLCQDTPSVCLTLETVVVSGCKRLTDRGLYVLARCCPELRRLEVAGCYNVSNEAVFEVVSRCPNLEHLNLAGCSKVTCISLTEEASLQLAPVHGQQISISFLDMSDCLSLEDEGLRIIASHCPRLTHLYLRRCPRLTDESLRHLALHCPSVRELSLSDCRLLGDFGLREVARLEGRLRYLSVAHCPRITDVGVRYVARYCPRLRYLNARGCEGLTDHGLGHLARSCPKLKSLDVGKCPLVSDGGLEQLALYCQGLRRLSLRACESVSGRGLRALAANCCELQLLNVQDCEVSPEALRFVRRHCRRCVIEHTNPAFY; encoded by the exons aTGGGTGCCAACAATGGAAAACAGTATGGAAGCGAAG GTAAGCAGAGCTCTAGCACCCTCTCTGACATAAGCTCGGGAACGGATCACACTCCCACCAGAGCTCCGAAGAATGCGACTACCAGCGAAG gcctgGACTCCAGCACGCGGACCCTCAGCACCCCGAGCCCCGGCCTCATCCTCCCCTCCAagtcctcctccctgtcctccccggCGCTCAGCAGCAACGGCCACGacacccactcctcctcctcctcctccgcccgcgCCGAGACCTCCGCCGTCGTCCACGCCACGCCCGGCGCCGGCCCCCACGCCCGCTCGGCCCGCCAGCCCAAGGGccaccactcctcctcctcctcctcctcctcctccggcccctCCCCCATCGACCTCCTCCCCGACCACGCCCTGCTGCAGGTCTTTGCCCACCTGCCGACCAACCAGCTGTGCCGCTGCGCCCGCGTCAGCCGGCGCTGGTACAACCTGGCGTGGGACCCGCGCCTCTGGAGCTCGATCCGGCTGAGCGGGGAGCTGCTGCACGCCGACCGCGCCATCCGCATCCTGACCCATCGGCTGTGCCAGGACACCCCCAGCGTGTGCCTGACCCTGGAGACGGTGGTGGTGAGCGGCTGCAAGCGGCTGACGGACCGCGGCCTCTACGTGCTGGCGCGCTGCTGCCCCGAGCTGCGGCGGCTGGAGGTGGCCGGCTGCTACAACGTGTCCAACGAGGCCGTGTTCGAGGTGGTGTCGCGCTGCCCCAACCTGGAGCACCTCAACCTGGCAg GCTGCTCCAAGGTGACCTGCATCAGCCTGACCGAGGAGGCGTCCCTGCAGCTGGCTCCGGTGCACGGCCAGCAGATCTCCATCAGCTTCCTGGACATGAGCgactgcctctctctggaggACGAGGGGCTGCGCATCATCGCCAGCCACTGCCCCCGCCTCACCCACCTCTACCTGCGCCGGTGCCCGCGCCTCACGGACGAGTCGCTCCGCCACCTGGCGCTCCACTGCCCTTCGGTGCGCGAGCTCAGCCTCAGCGACTGCCGCCTGCTGGGGGACTTCGGGCTGCGCGAGGTGGCCCGGCTGGAGGGCCGGCTGCGCTACCTCAGCGTGGCCCACTGCCCGCGCATCACCGACGTGGGCGTGCGCTACGTGGCACGCTACTGCCCGCGGCTACGCTACCTGAATGCCCGCGGCTGCGAGGGTCTGACCGACCACGGCCTGGGGCACCTGGCACGGAGCTGCCCCAAGCTCAAGTCCCTGGACGTGGGGAAGTGTCCGCTGGTGTCGGACGGCGGGCTGGAGCAGCTGGCGCTGTACTGCCAGGGTCTGCGGCGGCTGAGCCTGCGGGCGTGCGAGAGCGTGAGCGGCCGGGGGCTGCGTGCGCTGGCGGCTAACTGCTGCGAGCTGCAGCTGCTCAACGTGCAGGACTGCGAGGTGTCGCCGGAGGCGCTGCGCTTCGTGCGGCGCCACTGCCGACGCTGCGTCATCGAACACACCAACCCGGCGTTCTACTGA